A single genomic interval of Prosthecodimorpha staleyi harbors:
- a CDS encoding winged helix DNA-binding protein — protein sequence MAADDDRPDRNDTPLGGDAATPRGAADRARARHTAVGPIVSSGHLAAGAMPALSEIEFGMVMYIHAFNRWIVRCMAAAGVPDLSPLDVLVLHNVNHRAKAKTLSDICLVLNIEDTHTVAYALKKLERLKLVKSGRRGKEKLAAITPAGEAACRKYAEIREALLVDSVLSTGVEGAALSEVARRIRSLSGHYDQAARAAASL from the coding sequence ATGGCGGCGGACGACGACCGGCCGGACCGGAACGACACGCCGCTTGGAGGAGACGCTGCAACTCCGCGCGGTGCGGCGGATAGGGCGCGGGCGCGGCACACGGCCGTCGGCCCGATCGTCTCCTCCGGCCATCTCGCCGCCGGGGCCATGCCGGCCCTGTCGGAGATCGAGTTCGGCATGGTCATGTATATCCATGCCTTCAACCGCTGGATCGTGCGCTGCATGGCGGCGGCGGGCGTGCCGGACCTCTCGCCGCTCGACGTCCTGGTGCTGCACAACGTCAATCACCGGGCCAAGGCCAAGACGCTGTCCGACATCTGCCTCGTCCTCAATATCGAGGACACCCACACGGTCGCCTACGCGCTGAAGAAGCTGGAGCGGCTGAAGCTCGTCAAGAGCGGCCGGCGCGGCAAGGAGAAGCTTGCCGCCATCACGCCGGCCGGGGAAGCGGCCTGCCGGAAATATGCGGAGATCCGGGAGGCGCTGCTGGTCGATTCGGTGCTGTCGACCGGCGTCGAGGGTGCCGCGCTCAGCGAGGTCGCCCGCCGCATCCGCTCGCTCAGCGGCCATTACGACCAAGCTGCCCGTGCCGCCGCCTCGCTGTGA
- a CDS encoding TRAP transporter substrate-binding protein produces the protein MKSVFASLIAGLVAVSLSGAASAQTVKWDMPTPYPDGNFHTANNRLFVDEVGKATGGRLAITVHSNASLLKLPEIKRGVQTGTVQIGELLVSTLGNEDAIFAFDSIPGLATSYAQAKKLYAIAKPALSARLEKQGMILLYSVAWPPQGVYAKKDMAALADLKGLKFRSYNPATARFAQLLGASPVTVQQAELPQAFRAGLAEAMISSGATGVDTQAWDYLSNYYDTQAFLPQNIVFANKAAFDALSEADRKAVLAAAAAAEARGWAESEKLNEGFKKTMAEKGMKVGAPTATMAAELTKIGETMATEWADKAGPDGKAIIEAFKK, from the coding sequence GTGAAATCAGTCTTCGCCAGCCTCATCGCCGGCCTCGTCGCCGTATCGCTCTCCGGCGCCGCCTCGGCGCAGACCGTCAAGTGGGACATGCCGACGCCCTATCCGGACGGCAACTTCCACACCGCCAACAACCGCCTGTTCGTCGACGAGGTCGGCAAGGCGACCGGCGGCCGGCTCGCCATCACGGTCCATTCGAACGCGTCGCTGCTGAAGCTGCCCGAGATCAAGCGCGGCGTGCAGACCGGCACGGTTCAGATCGGCGAACTGCTCGTCTCCACCCTCGGCAACGAGGATGCGATCTTCGCCTTCGATTCCATCCCGGGCCTGGCCACCAGCTACGCGCAGGCCAAGAAGCTCTATGCCATCGCCAAGCCGGCGCTTTCCGCCCGGCTGGAGAAGCAGGGCATGATCCTGCTCTACTCGGTCGCCTGGCCGCCGCAGGGTGTCTATGCCAAGAAGGACATGGCCGCGCTGGCCGACCTGAAAGGCCTGAAGTTCCGCTCCTACAATCCGGCCACCGCCCGCTTCGCCCAGTTGCTCGGCGCCTCGCCGGTGACCGTCCAGCAGGCCGAACTGCCGCAGGCCTTCCGCGCCGGCCTCGCCGAGGCGATGATCTCGTCGGGCGCCACCGGCGTCGACACCCAGGCCTGGGACTACCTTTCCAACTACTACGACACGCAGGCCTTCCTGCCGCAGAACATCGTCTTCGCCAACAAGGCCGCCTTCGACGCCCTGTCCGAGGCCGACCGCAAGGCGGTGCTGGCGGCGGCGGCGGCTGCCGAGGCGCGCGGATGGGCCGAGTCCGAGAAGCTCAACGAGGGCTTCAAGAAGACCATGGCCGAGAAGGGCATGAAGGTCGGCGCGCCGACCGCCACGATGGCGGCGGAACTGACCAAGATCGGCGAGACCATGGCGACCGAATGGGCCGACAAGGCCGGTCCGGACGGCAAGGCCATCATCGAGGCCTTCAAGAAGTGA
- a CDS encoding TRAP transporter small permease, with translation MTSSPLNPLYRLMEILSGLALIGIGCIILADVGLRLVASQVPASDDFSGYGLVAVLFLGLAPAYRRGEHIRVGLIIDRIGGPVRHGLETVLLAAAMVAIGWATFWCGRMAFDSWRFHDVASGLVAVPLWIPQLSMVVGLAVFAVALAEDLLRALKGGTPSHLAHAAASAEDAPTFER, from the coding sequence GTGACCTCGTCGCCCCTCAACCCCCTCTACCGGCTGATGGAAATCCTTTCCGGTCTCGCTCTGATCGGCATCGGGTGCATCATCCTGGCCGATGTCGGCCTGCGTCTGGTCGCCAGCCAGGTACCGGCCTCGGACGACTTCTCCGGCTACGGCCTGGTCGCGGTCCTGTTTCTCGGGCTGGCCCCGGCCTATCGGCGCGGCGAGCACATTCGCGTCGGCCTGATCATCGACCGGATCGGCGGACCGGTCCGCCACGGGCTCGAGACCGTTCTGCTCGCGGCCGCCATGGTGGCGATCGGTTGGGCCACCTTCTGGTGCGGCCGCATGGCCTTCGATTCCTGGCGCTTCCACGATGTCGCCTCGGGTCTGGTCGCCGTTCCGCTCTGGATCCCGCAGCTCTCCATGGTCGTCGGCCTTGCCGTGTTTGCCGTCGCGCTGGCGGAAGATCTCCTGCGCGCGCTCAAGGGCGGCACGCCGTCCCATCTCGCCCATGCGGCTGCCTCGGCGGAAGACGCGCCGACCTTCGAACGCTGA
- a CDS encoding hydantoinase B/oxoprolinase family protein has translation MAKVWDFWIDRGGTFTDVIGRDPAGKIHALKLLSENPEAYRDAAVAGIRAHLGLAAGAPIPAGLVGEVRMGTTVATNALLERKGDRTLFVTTRGFRDSLEIAYQDRPDIFAKAIIKPEQLYERVVEVDERVLADGTVERPLDLAGARAALTAARADGFDAVAISLMHAWRHTAHEKALAALARELGFAQVSVGHEVSPLIKLVGRGDTTVVDAYLSPILARYVGQVAEELDVERSGARLMFMMSSGGLTAANLFQGKDAILSGPAGGVVGLAETGRSAGFERVIGFDMGGTSTDVAHYDGAYERAFDTEVAGVRIRAPMMLIHTVAAGGGSILHFDGARFRVGPDSAGANPGPACYRRGGPLAVTDANVMVGKLIPDYFPAIFGPGQDRPLDAETVRDRFAALAAQVGDGRSAEEVADGFIQIAIANMAEAIKRISVQRGYDVTGYVLNCFGGAGGQHACLVADALGMTRVLIHPLSGLLSAYGMGLADIRATRVQALGAALEGSDAAIETLGEALGTVCRQELDGQGVPADEVTTHVRAHIRYQGTDTALEVAAYDVAGGRIVADHRPAMREAFLTAHKARFGFVDADKPMVVDAVSVEAIGGAARFVEPERPETATGAPEPARRTRFFSRGRWREAGVFTRDRLAPGHAIPGPAIIIEPNQTIVVEDGWRARLTARDHLVLDRTEAMVHRAAVGTTADPVMLEIFNNLFMSIAEQMGVTLQNTAYSVNIKERLDFSCAVFDRDGALVANAPHMPVHLGSMDRSVETVIRQNPVIRPGDVFALNAPYNGGTHLPDITVCTPVFDAAGERIQFWVASRGHHADVGGIAPGSMSPRATRIEEEGVYIDNFKLVEEGRFREAELVELLTGGPYPVRNVVQNVNDLKAQIAANAKGLAELRKMIAHFGLDVVEAYMGHVQDNAAESVRRVLDRLADGAFELEMDQGCVIKVRITVDRAARRATVDFTGTSAQRDDNFNAPAPVTRAAVLYVFRVMVDDAIPMNAGCLRPIDIVVPEATMLSPRYPAAVVAGNVEVSQAVTNALFGALGAMSCSQGTMNNLTFGNDRYQYYETICSGAPAGPTWDGAHAVHVHMTNSRLTDPEILETRFPVVLEEFVVRRGSGGRGAHPGGDGTRRTIRFLERMDCAVLSGHRRVHPFGMAGGGPGELGSNTVRRLDGSTEDLGGCGQTVLEPGEAITVVTPTSGGYGAA, from the coding sequence ATGGCGAAAGTTTGGGACTTCTGGATCGATCGCGGCGGCACCTTCACGGACGTGATCGGGCGCGATCCGGCTGGCAAGATCCATGCCCTCAAGCTGCTGTCCGAAAACCCCGAAGCCTACCGGGATGCGGCGGTGGCCGGCATCCGCGCCCATCTCGGGCTCGCCGCCGGGGCGCCGATCCCGGCCGGCCTGGTCGGCGAGGTGCGCATGGGCACGACGGTCGCCACCAACGCGCTCCTGGAGCGCAAGGGTGACCGCACGCTGTTCGTCACCACGCGCGGCTTCCGCGACAGCCTGGAGATCGCCTACCAGGACCGCCCGGACATCTTCGCCAAGGCGATCATCAAGCCCGAGCAGCTCTACGAGCGCGTCGTCGAGGTCGACGAGCGCGTGCTGGCCGACGGCACCGTGGAACGGCCGCTCGATCTCGCCGGCGCCCGCGCTGCGCTGACGGCGGCCCGCGCCGACGGCTTCGATGCGGTCGCCATCTCGCTGATGCATGCCTGGCGGCACACCGCCCACGAGAAGGCGCTCGCCGCCCTCGCCCGCGAACTCGGCTTCGCGCAGGTCTCGGTTGGCCACGAGGTCTCGCCGCTGATCAAGCTGGTCGGGCGCGGCGACACGACCGTGGTCGACGCCTATCTGTCGCCGATCCTCGCCCGCTATGTCGGCCAGGTCGCCGAGGAGCTCGATGTCGAGCGCTCGGGCGCGCGGCTGATGTTCATGATGTCGTCGGGCGGGCTGACCGCCGCCAACCTGTTCCAGGGCAAGGACGCGATCCTGTCCGGGCCGGCGGGCGGCGTGGTCGGCCTCGCCGAGACCGGCCGGTCGGCCGGCTTCGAGCGCGTCATCGGCTTCGACATGGGCGGCACCTCGACCGACGTTGCCCATTATGACGGCGCCTATGAGCGCGCCTTCGACACCGAGGTCGCCGGCGTGCGCATCCGGGCGCCGATGATGCTGATCCACACGGTGGCGGCGGGCGGTGGTTCGATCCTGCATTTCGACGGCGCCCGCTTCCGGGTCGGGCCGGATTCGGCCGGCGCCAATCCGGGTCCGGCCTGCTACCGGCGCGGCGGCCCGCTCGCGGTGACCGACGCCAACGTCATGGTCGGCAAGCTGATCCCGGACTATTTCCCGGCCATTTTCGGCCCCGGCCAGGACCGGCCGCTCGATGCCGAGACGGTGCGCGACCGCTTCGCGGCGTTGGCGGCGCAGGTCGGCGACGGACGCAGCGCCGAGGAGGTCGCCGACGGTTTCATCCAGATCGCTATCGCCAACATGGCCGAGGCGATCAAGCGCATCTCGGTGCAGCGCGGCTACGACGTGACCGGCTACGTCCTCAACTGCTTCGGCGGCGCCGGCGGCCAGCATGCCTGCCTGGTCGCCGACGCGCTCGGCATGACGCGCGTGCTGATCCATCCGCTCTCTGGCCTGCTCTCCGCCTACGGCATGGGCCTCGCCGACATCCGCGCCACGCGGGTGCAGGCGCTCGGCGCGGCGCTCGAGGGTTCGGACGCGGCCATCGAGACTTTGGGCGAGGCGCTCGGCACGGTCTGCCGGCAGGAACTCGACGGCCAGGGCGTACCGGCCGACGAGGTCACGACCCATGTCCGCGCCCATATCCGCTATCAGGGCACCGACACGGCGCTGGAGGTCGCCGCCTATGACGTGGCCGGCGGTCGGATCGTCGCCGACCATCGCCCGGCCATGCGCGAGGCTTTTCTCACCGCCCACAAGGCCCGCTTCGGCTTCGTCGATGCCGACAAGCCGATGGTGGTCGACGCAGTCTCGGTCGAGGCGATCGGCGGGGCGGCCCGCTTCGTCGAGCCGGAGCGGCCCGAGACCGCCACGGGTGCGCCCGAGCCGGCGCGGCGGACGCGCTTCTTCAGCCGCGGCCGCTGGCGCGAGGCCGGCGTCTTCACCCGCGACCGGCTCGCCCCCGGCCATGCGATCCCGGGACCGGCGATCATCATCGAGCCGAACCAGACCATCGTGGTTGAGGACGGCTGGCGCGCGCGCCTGACGGCCCGCGACCATCTGGTGCTCGACCGGACCGAGGCGATGGTCCACCGCGCTGCGGTCGGCACCACGGCCGATCCGGTGATGCTGGAGATCTTCAACAATCTCTTCATGTCGATCGCCGAGCAGATGGGCGTCACGCTGCAGAACACCGCCTATTCGGTCAACATCAAGGAGCGGCTCGACTTCTCCTGCGCGGTATTCGACCGCGACGGCGCGCTGGTCGCCAACGCGCCGCACATGCCGGTGCATCTCGGCTCGATGGACCGCTCGGTCGAGACGGTCATCCGCCAGAACCCGGTGATCCGGCCGGGCGACGTCTTCGCCCTGAACGCGCCCTACAACGGCGGCACGCATCTGCCCGACATCACCGTCTGCACGCCGGTCTTCGACGCGGCGGGCGAGCGCATCCAGTTCTGGGTGGCGAGCCGCGGCCATCACGCCGATGTCGGCGGCATCGCGCCCGGCTCCATGTCGCCGCGCGCGACCCGGATTGAGGAGGAAGGCGTCTATATCGACAATTTCAAGCTCGTCGAGGAAGGCCGCTTCCGCGAGGCGGAGTTGGTCGAACTCCTGACCGGCGGCCCCTACCCGGTCCGCAACGTCGTGCAGAACGTCAACGACCTGAAGGCGCAGATCGCCGCCAACGCCAAGGGCCTGGCGGAACTGCGCAAGATGATCGCCCATTTCGGGCTCGACGTGGTCGAGGCCTATATGGGCCATGTCCAGGACAATGCGGCGGAGAGCGTGCGCCGGGTGCTCGACCGGCTCGCCGACGGCGCCTTCGAGTTGGAGATGGACCAGGGCTGCGTCATCAAGGTGCGCATCACGGTCGACCGTGCGGCACGGCGCGCGACCGTCGACTTCACCGGCACTTCGGCGCAGCGCGACGACAACTTCAACGCCCCCGCCCCGGTCACGCGCGCGGCGGTGCTCTACGTCTTCCGGGTCATGGTCGACGATGCCATCCCGATGAATGCCGGCTGCCTGCGGCCGATCGACATCGTCGTGCCGGAGGCGACCATGCTCAGCCCGCGCTATCCGGCGGCGGTCGTGGCCGGCAATGTCGAGGTCAGCCAGGCGGTCACCAACGCGCTGTTCGGCGCGCTCGGCGCCATGTCGTGCAGCCAAGGCACCATGAACAACCTGACCTTCGGCAACGACCGCTACCAGTATTACGAGACCATCTGCTCCGGCGCCCCGGCCGGCCCGACCTGGGACGGCGCCCATGCAGTCCATGTCCACATGACCAATTCGCGCCTGACCGATCCGGAGATCCTGGAGACGCGCTTTCCGGTCGTGCTGGAGGAATTCGTCGTCCGCCGCGGTTCGGGCGGGCGCGGCGCGCATCCGGGCGGCGACGGCACGCGGCGCACGATCCGCTTCCTGGAACGGATGGACTGCGCGGTCCTCTCCGGCCACCGCCGGGTCCATCCCTTCGGCATGGCCGGCGGCGGCCCCGGCGAACTCGGCTCCAACACGGTGCGCCGCCTGGACGGTTCGACCGAGGATCTCGGCGGCTGCGGACAGACCGTGCTGGAGCCCGGCGAGGCGATCACGGTGGTGACGCCGACTTCCGGAGGCTATGGGGCGGCGTGA
- a CDS encoding TRAP transporter large permease, translating to MEPTTLAILLTVCLFAFLGSGLWIGMALAAVGFVAIESFTTRPSGLMFATSTWGANNSWSLTALPMFIWMGEILFRSRLAEDMFKGLAPWMQRLPGRLLHTNVYGCGIFAAISGSSAATAATIGKMTIPELRRRGYDDFMVVGSLAGSGTLGLLIPPSIIMIVYGVAAQVSIARLFIAGVVPGIVLMLIFSGIVMVYAWTQPARIPPADAPMSFMQKLDRSRRLIPTVLLIVLVLGSIYGGYATPTESAVLGVVGSLVLALATGGLTTETFWQSVTGAVRTSCMIGLILTGAAFMSTAMGLTGLPRLFADWISHMQLSQGALIAALTVVFIVMGCFIDGISMVVLTTSVILPAVQAAGIDLLWFGIFIVLVVEMAQITPPVGFNLYVLQSLARKNMGYVALAALPFFVGMIAMVVLVTVAPGLVTWLPEQMLGAK from the coding sequence ATGGAACCCACCACGCTTGCGATCCTCCTCACCGTCTGCCTGTTCGCCTTCCTGGGCAGCGGGCTGTGGATCGGCATGGCGCTCGCCGCCGTCGGCTTCGTCGCCATCGAGAGCTTCACGACGCGGCCGTCCGGGCTGATGTTCGCCACTTCGACCTGGGGGGCGAACAATTCCTGGTCGCTGACGGCGCTGCCGATGTTCATCTGGATGGGCGAGATCCTGTTCCGCTCGCGGCTGGCCGAGGACATGTTCAAGGGCCTCGCCCCCTGGATGCAGCGGCTGCCGGGCCGGCTGCTGCACACCAACGTCTACGGCTGCGGCATCTTCGCGGCGATTTCCGGCTCCTCCGCCGCCACGGCGGCGACGATCGGCAAGATGACCATCCCGGAACTGCGCCGGCGCGGCTATGACGACTTCATGGTGGTCGGTTCGCTCGCCGGCTCGGGCACTCTCGGCCTGCTGATCCCGCCCTCGATCATCATGATCGTCTACGGCGTCGCCGCGCAGGTCTCGATCGCGCGCCTGTTCATCGCCGGCGTCGTCCCCGGCATCGTCCTGATGCTGATCTTCTCCGGCATCGTGATGGTCTATGCCTGGACGCAGCCGGCGCGCATCCCGCCCGCCGACGCGCCGATGAGCTTCATGCAGAAGCTCGACCGGTCGCGCCGCCTGATCCCGACCGTCCTTCTGATCGTGCTGGTGCTCGGCTCGATCTATGGCGGCTACGCCACGCCGACCGAATCCGCCGTGCTCGGCGTGGTCGGCTCGCTGGTCCTGGCGCTGGCCACGGGCGGGCTGACCACCGAGACCTTCTGGCAGAGCGTCACCGGGGCGGTGCGTACCTCCTGCATGATCGGCCTGATCCTGACCGGCGCCGCCTTCATGTCGACCGCGATGGGACTGACCGGCCTGCCGCGCCTCTTCGCCGACTGGATCAGCCATATGCAGCTCAGCCAGGGCGCGCTGATCGCGGCGCTGACCGTCGTCTTCATCGTCATGGGCTGCTTCATCGACGGCATCTCGATGGTGGTGCTGACCACCTCGGTGATCCTGCCGGCCGTGCAGGCGGCGGGCATCGACCTGCTGTGGTTCGGCATCTTCATCGTGCTGGTCGTCGAGATGGCGCAGATCACGCCGCCGGTCGGGTTCAACCTCTACGTCCTGCAGTCGCTGGCGCGGAAGAACATGGGCTATGTCGCGCTGGCCGCGCTGCCCTTCTTCGTCGGCATGATCGCCATGGTCGTGCTCGTCACCGTCGCGCCGGGCCTGGTCACCTGGCTGCCCGAACAGATGCTCGGAGCGAAGTGA
- a CDS encoding SUMF1/EgtB/PvdO family nonheme iron enzyme produces the protein MQGAKGKEPRERHNRFLQSLNALSPSPPKGDNGKEPWGRLGRTPQPHALQTIWGVGRLRRSAGFALFRVEPVVSVARNRPMILRLVLICVLFALSIGGARAETRVALVIGNGAYRFVEPLRNPPRDAAAIAKLLAGAGFDVTFHSDLDRRRMRDALRQFASKAERADVALVYFAGHGMEVGGGNWLIPTDAALASSADVEDEALGLQRVRDAVAGAGRLRVVILDACRDNPFVKRMTVSRRSVVPGRGLGRVEADAAEVIAFSAAEGKTAGDGQGENSPYASALMKRLVEPGVDVRRLFGFVYDDVRRATAAEPTGPQEPAVYFPRMGGEDVVLVEKSAATNATTTTMVATTTTGNPPPAQTPDLDALAQGDFQIAARIATVEAWDAFLERHGTGRYAVWARAERGKLAAVLPTGRPEGPAGQPEGPVGKPDRPASGRVEETCGKVWQRLAGPPATLSAFDESCLRPGDEFRECDVCPVMVVLPTGRFRMGSPPTEAGRHDDEGPQRVIPIHRPFAVSKFPITVRQFQSFGIIGNYQSKTNCQKVGGTWTQFVDKISDPVTCVSWFDAKAYTEWLTRHSGQHYRLPSEAEWEYAARGVTDESAPSRRYAHGDDEKSLCRYANVYDLSAKRAFKATAASIECDDGYPGVSPVGKFAPNAFGLYDMQGNVYQWVADCYSALTYSVPIADVSAHDFANCGNRVARGGSWGKGGVDMRVASRATTAPATAAITIGFRVVRPLQRTP, from the coding sequence CTTTGCTCTATTTCGGGTCGAACCAGTCGTTTCTGTCGCGCGGAACCGGCCCATGATCCTACGGCTCGTCTTGATCTGCGTTCTGTTCGCGCTCTCGATCGGTGGCGCGCGCGCCGAGACGCGGGTGGCTCTGGTGATCGGCAACGGCGCCTACAGATTTGTCGAACCGCTCCGGAATCCACCCCGGGACGCCGCGGCCATCGCCAAGCTGCTGGCGGGGGCCGGGTTCGACGTCACGTTCCATTCCGATCTCGATCGACGGCGGATGCGCGACGCGCTCAGGCAATTCGCGTCGAAGGCGGAGCGGGCCGATGTCGCGCTCGTCTACTTCGCCGGTCACGGCATGGAGGTCGGCGGCGGCAACTGGCTGATCCCGACCGACGCCGCCCTGGCGTCGAGCGCCGATGTCGAGGACGAGGCGCTCGGCCTGCAGCGGGTCCGCGATGCGGTTGCCGGTGCCGGGCGGCTCAGGGTCGTGATCCTCGATGCCTGCCGCGACAATCCCTTCGTGAAGCGGATGACGGTCTCCCGCCGCTCGGTCGTCCCGGGCCGCGGTCTCGGTCGCGTCGAAGCCGACGCCGCCGAGGTGATCGCCTTTTCGGCCGCGGAGGGCAAGACCGCCGGGGACGGCCAGGGGGAGAACAGCCCCTATGCGAGCGCGCTGATGAAACGGCTGGTCGAGCCCGGTGTCGACGTGCGGCGCCTGTTCGGCTTCGTCTATGACGATGTCCGCCGCGCCACCGCGGCGGAGCCCACCGGCCCGCAGGAGCCAGCCGTCTACTTCCCGCGCATGGGCGGCGAGGATGTCGTGCTGGTCGAGAAGTCAGCTGCGACCAACGCCACCACCACCACGATGGTTGCGACCACGACGACCGGCAATCCGCCCCCCGCCCAAACCCCCGACCTGGATGCCTTGGCGCAGGGCGACTTCCAGATCGCCGCGCGGATCGCCACCGTGGAGGCCTGGGATGCCTTCCTTGAACGGCATGGGACGGGCCGCTACGCCGTCTGGGCGCGCGCCGAACGCGGCAAGCTTGCCGCCGTTCTTCCGACCGGCCGGCCGGAGGGGCCAGCAGGCCAGCCAGAGGGGCCGGTAGGCAAGCCGGATCGTCCCGCGTCCGGCAGGGTTGAAGAGACATGCGGCAAGGTGTGGCAAAGGCTCGCCGGTCCACCCGCAACGCTGTCGGCCTTCGACGAGAGTTGCCTGAGGCCAGGCGACGAATTCCGCGAATGCGACGTATGCCCGGTCATGGTGGTCCTGCCGACCGGCCGCTTCCGGATGGGTTCGCCGCCGACCGAGGCGGGCCGGCACGACGACGAGGGACCGCAGCGGGTCATTCCGATCCATCGGCCGTTCGCCGTCTCCAAGTTCCCGATCACGGTCCGGCAGTTCCAGTCCTTCGGCATCATCGGCAACTATCAGTCGAAGACGAATTGCCAGAAGGTCGGCGGCACCTGGACGCAGTTCGTCGACAAGATCTCGGATCCGGTCACCTGCGTGTCCTGGTTCGATGCCAAAGCCTATACCGAGTGGCTGACCCGGCATTCGGGGCAGCACTACCGCCTGCCGAGCGAAGCGGAATGGGAATATGCCGCACGCGGGGTCACGGACGAATCCGCCCCGTCGCGACGCTATGCGCATGGCGACGACGAAAAATCGCTCTGCCGCTATGCCAATGTCTACGACCTTTCGGCGAAACGGGCGTTCAAGGCCACTGCTGCCAGTATCGAATGCGACGACGGCTATCCGGGCGTGTCTCCAGTCGGCAAGTTCGCGCCCAACGCCTTCGGCCTCTATGACATGCAGGGCAATGTCTATCAGTGGGTGGCGGACTGTTACAGTGCGTTGACCTATTCGGTTCCGATTGCCGATGTGTCCGCGCACGATTTTGCGAACTGCGGGAACCGGGTCGCGCGCGGAGGGTCTTGGGGCAAAGGCGGCGTCGACATGAGGGTGGCGTCCCGGGCCACGACAGCTCCCGCCACGGCCGCGATCACCATCGGTTTCCGGGTCGTCCGGCCGCTCCAGCGAACGCCGTAG
- a CDS encoding VWA domain-containing protein → MIRSVPDSFLRLAQDRRGSLTSSFALLTVPVLAMLGGMLDFGVVTNARGDMQNVLDAAALAVAKDAGNMTEAQVQAAVLAYFNSTYTSKDVTGITVSATLVSGSAGDKSVTVTGTGSVKTTFLGLLGIDDLTFSTSSTATWGSTRLRVALVLDNTGSMSKSGKMTALKSATKTLLTQLKAAATSTEDVYVSIIPFARDVNVGTGNVDASWIRWTEWESENGTWTWVKSGRSGYYVWNTASHSTWNGCVMDRDQDYDTKDTAPDSATSGTLYPAEQYSDCPAAVMALSNNWTSLNSKVDEMTPNGNTNQGIGLQWGFSSLTKGPLAIPSKDSRYKYTDAIVLFTDGLNTENRWSSKQSSIDARQKKTCTNVKAAGIVLYTVQVDTSGTDGVSTLLQDCATDTSKYFMLTSSDQIISTFQSIGTSLSQLRLSK, encoded by the coding sequence ATGATCCGGTCCGTTCCCGATTCCTTTCTCCGCCTCGCGCAGGACAGGCGCGGTTCGCTGACCAGCAGTTTCGCGCTGCTGACCGTCCCGGTGCTCGCCATGCTCGGCGGCATGCTGGATTTCGGCGTCGTCACCAATGCGCGCGGAGACATGCAGAACGTGCTCGATGCTGCCGCACTGGCGGTCGCCAAGGATGCCGGCAACATGACCGAGGCGCAGGTTCAGGCCGCGGTCCTGGCCTATTTCAACAGCACCTACACGTCGAAAGACGTGACCGGGATCACCGTCTCGGCCACGCTCGTGAGCGGCAGCGCCGGCGACAAGTCGGTGACGGTGACCGGCACCGGCTCGGTCAAGACGACCTTCCTCGGCCTGCTCGGCATCGACGACCTGACCTTCTCGACCTCGTCGACCGCGACCTGGGGCTCGACCCGGCTTCGTGTCGCGCTGGTGCTCGACAATACCGGCTCGATGAGCAAGTCCGGCAAGATGACGGCGCTGAAGTCGGCGACCAAGACCCTGCTAACGCAGTTGAAGGCCGCGGCGACCAGTACCGAGGATGTCTATGTCTCGATCATCCCCTTCGCCCGCGACGTGAATGTCGGCACCGGCAATGTGGATGCTTCCTGGATCCGCTGGACCGAGTGGGAATCGGAAAACGGCACTTGGACCTGGGTCAAGTCAGGTCGCAGCGGTTACTATGTTTGGAACACGGCAAGCCATAGCACCTGGAACGGCTGCGTCATGGACCGCGACCAGGACTACGACACCAAGGACACCGCGCCGGATAGCGCGACCTCGGGCACGCTCTACCCGGCCGAGCAGTATTCGGACTGCCCTGCTGCCGTGATGGCGCTCTCGAACAACTGGACCTCGCTGAACAGCAAGGTCGACGAGATGACGCCGAACGGCAACACCAACCAGGGCATCGGCCTGCAATGGGGCTTCTCGTCGCTGACCAAGGGGCCGCTGGCGATTCCGAGCAAGGATTCCAGGTACAAATATACCGATGCGATCGTTCTCTTTACCGACGGTCTGAATACCGAGAACCGCTGGTCGAGCAAACAGTCGAGCATCGACGCTCGCCAGAAGAAGACATGCACCAACGTCAAGGCCGCCGGGATCGTCCTCTATACGGTCCAGGTCGACACCTCCGGCACCGACGGCGTATCGACGCTGCTGCAGGATTGCGCCACCGACACGTCGAAATATTTCATGCTGACGTCGTCGGATCAGATCATTTCGACGTTCCAGTCGATCGGAACCTCGCTGTCGCAGTTGCGGCTCTCAAAGTGA